In Desulfobacterales bacterium, the genomic window ACTTCCCCAGAAAAACGCCGTGCGCATCGAAGAGCTGATCAATTATTTCAGTTATGATTACCCCTTGCCCAAGGACCGTTCAATTCCATTCAAAGCAACCGTCAGTGTTTTTCCTTCGCCATGGAATCCGGCGACCCGGCTGCTTCATATCGGCATCAAGGGGTTTGATGTGGCCCCGGAAAAAAAGCCGAGGGCCAATCTGGTTTTTCTGATTGACGTGTCGGGTTCCATGAACAGTCCGGACAAGCTGCCGCTTTTAAACAACGCTTTCCGGATGCTGGTCGAAACGCTGGATCCCAATGACAGCGTCGCCGTCGTCGTCTATGCCGGGGCCGCCGGAACGGTGCTGGAACCGACGTCCGTAAAAGAAAAGGGAAAGATCCTGGCGGTGTTCGATCGTATGACAGCCGGTGGATCCACGGCCGGGGGCGAAGGCATCCGCCAGGCATACGCCCTGGCCGAGGCGAATTTTGATCCGAAAGGGGTCAACCGGGTTATCCTTGCCACCGACGGGGATTTTAACGTGGGGATCCGCGATCCCGAGGAGTTAAAGGGCTTTGTGGAACGCAAGCGGCAAACCGGTGTTTTTCTGACGGTGCTGGGGTTCGGCAGGGGAAATTATAATGACGCCCTGATGCAAAAGCTGGCCCAGAACGGCAACGGCGTCGCCGCCTACATCGACACCCTCAACGAAGCCCGCAAGGTTCTGGTGGATGAGGCCCAGGCCAGCCTTTTTCCGATTGCCAAAGACGTCAAGATTCAGGTTGAATTCAACCCTGCCGCTGTGGCCGAGTATCGCCTGATCGGATATGAGACCCGGATGCTGCGGCGCGAAGATTTCAACGATGACCGCGTGGACGCCGGCGACATCGGGGCCGGTCACAGTGTCACCGCCATTTACGAGATTACGCCGCCCGGCAGCAGCGGTCGGTTGATCGATGACCTGCGCTATGGCAGCCGGCCTTCTGCCGGCGGGGATCGGACGGCAGGAAAGAATGTGGAGGTTGCTTTTCTGAAGATACGCTACAAGCTTCCCGATGCTGAAGAAAGCCGCCTGATCACGACACCCGTCAACCAGGACCGTGAGCATCAATCCCTGGACAGGGTCTCTGAAGACGTTCGCTTCTCAACTGCCGTTGCCGCATTCGGCCAGATCTTGCGCGGCGATTCGTATGTAAAAAGCTTTGGCTACAATGATGTGATCGCACTGGCTGAAGGGGCGCGTGGTAATGATCGCTTCGGCTATCGTGCCGAATTTCTGAACCTGGTGCGACTGGCCAAGACGGCCCGGGCCATGGGGGAGAAATAGGTGCCGGGGGTCAGGGCATGGTAAAGGAAGTGTTGACGAGAGACGAGGGAAGAGAGACGAGGGGCGAGAAACGAGAGAAAAGGGAATGGTAAAAGGCACAAGGCGCACGGTGCAAGGCCTGAAAGCAGTGAATAGTGACGAGTGACAAGTATAGCGGTTGTCAAAAAAACGTTCCGTTATCCAAACGTTCTTTTCTACAACCGCTTATACCGCAATTCATTGTTTCGGAACTTTATTATAGAAAGCGGTATAAACTGCTAAACAGCAGGGATACCGGAAAGAAAAAAAGGGGGCAACGTGCCGGGTAAAAGCACGTTGCTCCCTTTTTGATTTTAAGGAAAAGGATTGGCTGATTCTTACTACTCCGGCAATAAAACATCCCAATGGTTGTCATTCCGGCGAAAGCCGGAATCCAGGCAAATACTGGATGCCGGATCCAGTCCGGCATGACGAATTTGGTATTAATAATCGCCGATTTAAAAGATCAGGTTTCAACAAAAAGGGACATCATTCATCCGTGAAATATTCGCCGTACTGCTTTTTGAATTCCTTATATTTCTCCATCCAGTCCGGGCCGAATTGGTTGTCGAAAAATTTTTTGAGCTTGCCGTACCAGCCGCGATATTTGACGTTATTTTCGTGTGCTGTCAACAGATCGGCAACAAAAGTGGCGATTTCTGGCATTTTATCCTTGGGGATATAAGCCTTGGCGCCGCCTTTGATGGATTTTACAAAGTTGTCCGGGCTCAGGGCGTGGGCCGTGAACATGATCGCCGGAATCCCGTTTTTGTTGGCAATTTCAAGCAGGTCATATCCCTGTACGCCCATTATGTCCAGGACGGCGACATCGAACTTTTCCCGATTCAGGAGTTTCTCGGCACTTTCAAAATCAGACGCAGTATCAATCCGGCACATGTCCAGCAATTCAGACAGCGATTCCAAAACGTCCGGCTCATCATCAACAATCAAGATCCTTTTTCCGTTCAGTATATTCGTTGCGTTCATAATGCTTCCCCTTTGGTTATGGCCGGTTTAAGTGTTAGAATTGAGCTAAGTATAACTTCTGAAGGGAAGATGTCAAGATAGGGGCCATTAATTTCCAGAAGCTGGAATAAATATTGTTTTCAAACCGGATTCGTTTTATCTTCCCTTCGGAAATTTCGAGTTCAATTGTATCCTGAAACATAACCGAACAGGGGGTATCTTTTTGGATTTCAAGTTGTGTGAAAAAATTATCACCAATATGTCCAGGGTGATCGTGGGAAAATATGAATCTCTCGAACTGCTGATGGTGGGGATGCTGGCGGACGGGCATGTGCTGCTGGAAGATGTCCCCGGCATCGGCAAAACGCTCATCGCCAAATCGCTTGCCAAATGCATCGACGGCAGCTTTAAGCGGGTTCAGTTCACCCCCGATCTGCTGCCGTCGGATATTACGGGCTTTAACGTATACAATCAGCAGAGCTGCCAGTTTCAATTTCAGCCGGGACCGGTGATGACGAATATTTTGCTGGCCGATGAAATCAATCGCACCATCCCCCGAACCCAGGCCAGCCTGCTGGAGAGCATGGAGGAGCGGCAGGTGACCATTGACGGGCAGACTTTGCTCCTTCCGACGCCGTTTTTCGTGATCGCCACCCAAAACCCCATCGAGTTGGAAGGGACGTTTCCGCTGCCGGAAGCCCAGCTGGACCGATTCCTGTTGAAGCTGCGGGTGGGATATCCAAACCGGAACGAAGAAATCGCGATCCTTGAACGCTTCCAGGAAAAAGATCCGCTGCCGGAGCTGGATGCCGTGACAACGCCGGAGAGGTTCGCCGAGCTGCAGCAGGCACGCAAGAAAATAGGCGTTTCCGATGCGCTGCGGCAATATATCGCCGATCTTGTGGGAGCCACCCGCCGGCACGATGCGCTGCGGTTTGGCGCCAGCCCCCGCGGCAGCCTGGGGCTGATGCGCGCCGGCCAGGCGCTGGCCGGCATCAGGGGCCGGGCCTATGTCCTGCCGGACGATATCAAGCATCTGGCGATCCCGGTTTTGTCCCACCGCCTGATACTCAAAGACGCCGAACGGCTGCGGGGCGAAACACCGGAACGGTTTGTGGAGCAAATTCTGGAAGAGACACCGCTGCCCGCCCCAATGGAGTGATCCGAAATGACAGCAGGAACCGAAGACAAGCTCTCTTGCGCCTATACGTTGCCGTTGATTTTGGCGCTGGTGGGTTTGGTGCTGTTTATGGCTTTGCTGACCCGGCAGTTATCCCTGACATTTCTCTGCATTCTGGTTTTTACCATGGCAGCGGGGGCAAAAGCCTGGAGCCGTTTGAGCATCATTGGGATTCAAAGCGAGCTGAGAATCGACAAGAAAAAAATGTTTCCGGGCGAGACCCTGGCCCTCAGCATCGGGGTTGCGAACAACAAGATTTTGCCGGTATGGTTGCAGGTCCGGGTGGCCCTCAAGGGGGCGCTGCAAACCGCTTCCGGCCAAACGGCGCTGAGAAAAGACAGCGGGCTGTTGTGGTACCAGCGGGTAAGCTTTAACTGGCAGCTGACAGCGGTAAAAAGAGGGGTCCATCGCATCGGTCCGGTGGTCTTTGAGGTGGGGGATCTGCTGGGATTTTACCCGCAAATAGAACAGGCACCCGATTTTCATGATGTTATTGTCTACCCCCGCCTGGTGCAGCTGAACCCGATACGGTTGCCGCGGCGTGATTTTTTCGGAATTCCCGGGGTCAGGAGCCCCATCGAAGATCCCATTTACATCCATGGCACCCGTGATTACCAGTCTCGTCGTCCGGCCCGTTACATTCATTGGAAAGCCAGCGCCAGGCATAACCGCCTGATGGAAAAGGTTTGTGAACCCGCAGAACAGGAGAAGATACTGATGCTGGTTTGCACCGACCGGTTCAGCAGCGATCACACCGGAGAAGCCTTCGAACGGGCACTGGAAGTGGCCGCTTCTCTTGCGGTCCAGCTCGACCGCATGCGCTTTGTGGTGGGCCTGGCTTCAAACGGCCGTTTAAAGGGCGGCGGCAATGCTGCAGTGAAGATATCCCGAAACCCCGGCCATCTTTCAGATATTCTGGAAACAATGGCCAGGCTGGAACCGGTCCCGGCAGGGGAGATGGTAGACATATTACAGCGCGGGTTGACCCTGCCCTGGGGTGTTACAGCGGTATGTTTTACCTGCCGGCTCGATGGCGCAAGCCTGGCGTTGAATCAGTATTTTAACCGCCGCAACATACCCATGGTGATGATCGTCTGTGATCACACGGCCGACCTTACGGCCGCTGAAACAAAGACCAACGAAAAGATCTATCGGCTGGATGACATCCGGGTGAAAGGCCCTGCAATCTGATGAAACGAGTACCCGATGCTGTTTTTTGGACGGCTGCTGCCGGAATGGAGCTGAGTTGGGTATATGCCTGGGCCGCATTCATTATGGATGCCGTCACTAAACGGCCGTATCCGCTGACGGAGGCCGTCGCCATATTTGTCCTGGCGGCACTGGTGACCGTTTTTACCCGGGGTCGGGGCTGGCGGAACATTCAGATCCTGTCCATCCATGGCGCCGGACTGACGGCGTTCGCTTTCCGGGGCGTGCATCAATTATGGTATCGGCCCGAAAGCTTCTGGAGCCTGACCTGGCTGGGGGATTTTTTAGGCCGGACGCGGGACCCCATCGCCTGGTTCACCCTGGCGGCCCTTTGGGCCTGGATGATTGTTTTCTGGATCTGCGGAATGCGATACGTCCGGCGGTCAGCAGCTTATCCGGAAATATCTGTCCGATTTGATAAAGGGCTGACCTGGCTTTTTGCGCTCCTGATAATGAAGTTGTTTATGCGGACGCAGATAGGGATACCATCGGCCGAACCTGTTTCAGAAGCGCAGATTTTTCCGTTTTTCATTTTTGGCCTGCTGGCTGTGGCCCTGGCCCGCAACCGAAGCGGCAGTCAAAAGGGTTTTATGACCGGCTACCGCGGCATCGGCCTGATAATAAGCTTCAGCGCCGCCGTCTTCTTTTGCGGAACCGGGCTGGTGCTGCTTTTTATGCCGTACCTGCGGGCCGCCTCCGAAATCGGCTATGAAGTGCTCAAAGAGTCTGGAAAAGTTCTCGGTCCCATTCTGGTTAAAATTCTGATGTTCATCTTCGGGTATAAGTCCAACCAGCCCGCGATGCCGGAGATTATACCCCGGAAAAGTCCGGCAGAGCCGCTGCCTGAAATCGAACCAGCCTGGTGGACGGAACTTTTTTTAAACTCTATGTATGGATTTTTTGGGTGCTGCTGGTGCTGTTGGTCGTTTTCTTGGTCGGACTCGGGGCATGGTATTTGTGGCGCTGGCTTTTTGCAAGAACGCAGAAAGCAGCGCACGACAGCAGGGACACCAACCGTTTCCTGCAATGGCTGGAACACTGGATCGTCTATCTGCAATTGGTTTATGATAAGCTGTGCGGGCGGAAAAAGGGACACGAGGCGATCCGTCTTTACAGGGCACTTTTAAGATGGGGAAAGCGAAGCGGTTTTGCGAACCGGAACAGTGAGACGCCGCTGGAGTACGGGCGGCGCCTGAAACAGCAATTTAACGCAATGTCCGCGGAAATCGATCTGATCATATCCGGTTTCAATCTGTATGTCTATGGCGAGGTGGTTTGCGATGGACAGGAAGCGGCATTTGCGCGGCAAGCCTTGAAAAAATTGCAGAGCCCGATGTTGTGGCCAAAGCGGTTTAAGATGTGGTTTTTGAGTAGCGATTGAGAGAAGTCGAAAAGGGTCGGGGGATAAATAGTAACGAGTGACGAGGGACGATGGACGAGGGAAGGGCAAATGGCACCAGGCGCAGGGCTCAAGGCGAAAGCGAAAGCAGATGGTGAGCTTGCGGCTGGGTCGCAAGAGCAGGTGAGGGCAATGGACTTTTAGCTGAAACCTCTAAAAGGTTCCTTTTTCATAAGCCGTGTAGGGAGAATTTTATGAAGAAAATCGCAGTGCCGGACATCCGGCTGGACGGCCGGGTGGTGATTGTGACCGGGGCGGACCGGGGTCTTGGCCGGGGGATGTCACTGGGTCTCGCACGGGCCGGCGCAACGGTCATGCTCGCTTCTCCGGAAATGGAAGGGCTAAAGGCCGTTGCCGCTGAAATCGGATCGCTGGGCGCCGGCCGCGCCCTGGTCCAGGTTGTCGATATCACGGATTTTAGCTCCTGCCGGGCGCTGGTTCGCAAGACCCTGGCGCAGACCGGCCGTCTGGACGTTTTGGTCAACAACGCCCGCCGTCTTCACCGGGGGCCGGGGATTCCGTCGCACGGCAATTCACTGCCGGTTTTCGAGACAGACCCTGAAATATACCGGCAAACGGTGCAGGTCAATGTGATCGGCACCTTTTTCATGAGCCGTGCGGCTTTAGACCATTTCCGAGAACAGGGCAAGGGGAAAATCATCAACCTGACGACTTCGGCGCGCCACTTTTACCATCGGCACGATTCGCCCTACGGCGTCACCAAGGCGGCCCTGGAGGCTTCCACTCAGATCTGGGCCCGCGACCTTGAAGAGAGCGGTATTACGGTCAATTCGCTGTTGCCGGGGGGATCAACCGACTCCGATCCGGACCGCCCCCAAAAACCCGGGCAGGTGCTTTTGCCGGTAAGCATCATGTGTCCCCCGATCATCTGGCTGGCGTCTGAACTGTCGGACGGCGTGAACGGTTGCCGTTTTGTTGCCAAAAAATGGGACGCGTCTCTGCCGCCGGCCCGGGCCGCCGAAGCGGCCCGGGAAGAACCGGTATTTACCGGACAGCCCTTGGGCACCTTCCATTCAAAAATCAAAATGGAGCGATTTTCAAGATGATCGGTTCACTCTTTGCCCTGGCGGCGGCGGTTTTTTTTGCAAGCAACACGATTTTAATCCGGCGGGCGGTCCTGAAGGTCTCCGATGCAAGCCTGGGTACGCTGATCAGTGTACCCATGGGGGTGCCCCTGTTTTTTGTTGCGCTGGTCGTGACCGGTCAGACCGGGGACCTGTTCCGGTTCAGCTGGCAGGCCTATTTCTGGTTGTCTTTGGCCGGCATCCTTCATTTTGTAGTGGGCCGTTCACTGTATTACGGCTGCGTGCAGCTGGTGGGCGCCAACATCGCCGGCATTTTGCGCCGCATCAATATCCTGGTGTCGGTGGTTCTCGGCGTCACGCTGTTGAATGAACCCCTGTCATGGAACCTGGCCGCCGGGGTGGCATTGATCATTACCGGCATTACCCTGACCGGTTTGAGCTCCCAGACCTTTAAGAATGCCGATGGAAAAATTGCCCGCATCCCAATCAAGGCTGTTTTATTGGGATTCGGGTGCGGCCTGTCGTGGGGGATTTCTCCCATCTTTATCAAACTAGGGCTCAACGGGACGGGCGCGGCCATTTCGGGCGGTTTCATTTCTTTTTTGGCTGCAACCGTTTTGTTGGGAATGACGCTCATGGGGCGGCAAAGAAGGACCGCCGTCGACCAGTTGACGCCGAGGGCAGCCGGTTTGTTTTTCAGCGCCGGGCTCTTAAGCTTCAGCGCCAATCTGGTTCGCTACATTGCGTTGGGTCTGGCGCCGGCCAGTGTGGTTACGCCGCTGGTTGCGACCGAACCGATTTTTATGATGATTTTTTCATTCATATATAACCGGCAGCTGGAGATTTTCAGTCGACCGGTCATTTTCGGATCTATCCTCGTGGTGGCGGGTACGATCCTGCTGGTTTAGCCGGTATATTCGATGGCCAGAATGCTGATGTCGTCATCCGGTTTTTTCCCCTGGCCGAATTTTTTGACGGAATTGTAAACGGCATTTGCCAGGGCCGGGGCCGTTTCACCCTTATGGACCTTAAGGATTTTATAAAAGCGGTTTTTACCGTAAAGTTCCTCCGACGGATTGCAGATTTCCAATATGCCGTCGGTATACAGAACCACCCGGTCTCCCTGCTGCAACCACTTACGGGCCTGCCCGAAGGGTGCGCCCCGGCTGAGCCCGATAATGGGTCCGTGCTGGTTCAGGATTTCCATGGT contains:
- a CDS encoding VWA domain-containing protein; its protein translation is MTKKITYSVGLAFSLVLAVMILMPNFVSYRKGPTEQKTVETVPAGKITGPTLEAGRVFKEKALADHTADALSERSYARPRLELAEDFNRPAPAQQRPTGMPKLAREALSVENEESLRQPDQTYIGRDRFETLTPNPVKVVREEPVSTFSIDVDTASYAFVRRALNNGELPQKNAVRIEELINYFSYDYPLPKDRSIPFKATVSVFPSPWNPATRLLHIGIKGFDVAPEKKPRANLVFLIDVSGSMNSPDKLPLLNNAFRMLVETLDPNDSVAVVVYAGAAGTVLEPTSVKEKGKILAVFDRMTAGGSTAGGEGIRQAYALAEANFDPKGVNRVILATDGDFNVGIRDPEELKGFVERKRQTGVFLTVLGFGRGNYNDALMQKLAQNGNGVAAYIDTLNEARKVLVDEAQASLFPIAKDVKIQVEFNPAAVAEYRLIGYETRMLRREDFNDDRVDAGDIGAGHSVTAIYEITPPGSSGRLIDDLRYGSRPSAGGDRTAGKNVEVAFLKIRYKLPDAEESRLITTPVNQDREHQSLDRVSEDVRFSTAVAAFGQILRGDSYVKSFGYNDVIALAEGARGNDRFGYRAEFLNLVRLAKTARAMGEK
- a CDS encoding response regulator, with translation MNATNILNGKRILIVDDEPDVLESLSELLDMCRIDTASDFESAEKLLNREKFDVAVLDIMGVQGYDLLEIANKNGIPAIMFTAHALSPDNFVKSIKGGAKAYIPKDKMPEIATFVADLLTAHENNVKYRGWYGKLKKFFDNQFGPDWMEKYKEFKKQYGEYFTDE
- a CDS encoding MoxR family ATPase; amino-acid sequence: MDFKLCEKIITNMSRVIVGKYESLELLMVGMLADGHVLLEDVPGIGKTLIAKSLAKCIDGSFKRVQFTPDLLPSDITGFNVYNQQSCQFQFQPGPVMTNILLADEINRTIPRTQASLLESMEERQVTIDGQTLLLPTPFFVIATQNPIELEGTFPLPEAQLDRFLLKLRVGYPNRNEEIAILERFQEKDPLPELDAVTTPERFAELQQARKKIGVSDALRQYIADLVGATRRHDALRFGASPRGSLGLMRAGQALAGIRGRAYVLPDDIKHLAIPVLSHRLILKDAERLRGETPERFVEQILEETPLPAPME
- a CDS encoding DUF58 domain-containing protein — protein: MTAGTEDKLSCAYTLPLILALVGLVLFMALLTRQLSLTFLCILVFTMAAGAKAWSRLSIIGIQSELRIDKKKMFPGETLALSIGVANNKILPVWLQVRVALKGALQTASGQTALRKDSGLLWYQRVSFNWQLTAVKRGVHRIGPVVFEVGDLLGFYPQIEQAPDFHDVIVYPRLVQLNPIRLPRRDFFGIPGVRSPIEDPIYIHGTRDYQSRRPARYIHWKASARHNRLMEKVCEPAEQEKILMLVCTDRFSSDHTGEAFERALEVAASLAVQLDRMRFVVGLASNGRLKGGGNAAVKISRNPGHLSDILETMARLEPVPAGEMVDILQRGLTLPWGVTAVCFTCRLDGASLALNQYFNRRNIPMVMIVCDHTADLTAAETKTNEKIYRLDDIRVKGPAI
- a CDS encoding SDR family NAD(P)-dependent oxidoreductase, with product MKKIAVPDIRLDGRVVIVTGADRGLGRGMSLGLARAGATVMLASPEMEGLKAVAAEIGSLGAGRALVQVVDITDFSSCRALVRKTLAQTGRLDVLVNNARRLHRGPGIPSHGNSLPVFETDPEIYRQTVQVNVIGTFFMSRAALDHFREQGKGKIINLTTSARHFYHRHDSPYGVTKAALEASTQIWARDLEESGITVNSLLPGGSTDSDPDRPQKPGQVLLPVSIMCPPIIWLASELSDGVNGCRFVAKKWDASLPPARAAEAAREEPVFTGQPLGTFHSKIKMERFSR
- a CDS encoding DMT family transporter — translated: MIGSLFALAAAVFFASNTILIRRAVLKVSDASLGTLISVPMGVPLFFVALVVTGQTGDLFRFSWQAYFWLSLAGILHFVVGRSLYYGCVQLVGANIAGILRRINILVSVVLGVTLLNEPLSWNLAAGVALIITGITLTGLSSQTFKNADGKIARIPIKAVLLGFGCGLSWGISPIFIKLGLNGTGAAISGGFISFLAATVLLGMTLMGRQRRTAVDQLTPRAAGLFFSAGLLSFSANLVRYIALGLAPASVVTPLVATEPIFMMIFSFIYNRQLEIFSRPVIFGSILVVAGTILLV